The genomic window AGCGACGGCGGACCGGGCTCGCGCCTTGCCGCGCTTTCGGGTCGTCTCGAGTTGAGATCCCGAGCAGCATCCTTCAGGGCGGTTGCGCGGCGACTCGTCGTCACGAAACCGATCCGTGAAACTGAGAATCCCGCGACCGGAATCAGCGGGAGGCGGCGGTGCCGTTGCGCACCGCGAATCCGTGTCGCGCCATCCCGCGGGCGAGAGTCGCGGCAAAATCCAGCAGACGCACCCGCTCCTCCGAGTCGGCGGCGGTCTCCCTCCAGACGCGCAACGTGCCCTCGACGCCCGACTGGTCGAAGGGGATCTCGGCCGCGAGCGACCCGGCCTGGTCGCCGACCGAGAAGATCGCGCGTCCTGCCGACTCGACCGCGACGCCGTGCGCGCCGAACGCATCGACGAGCCGCTCGAGCTCGCGTCCGATCGTCTCTTCCGCCTCCGCCGCGGTGCGGGCGAGGGCGAGGCCGCGGCCCACCCGGAGGACCCTCTCGTAGAAGCGGACGCGGGCCTTCATCTCCTCGAGGAGGGCGCGGAGGCGGATCGCGTTGGCGAGCCGGGCGCGGAGCTCCCGCGGGCGGTACGGCTTGACGAGAAAGTCGAAGGCCAGCGCCTGGAAGCCCTCGAGGACGTCCTCGGCGCGGTTGCGGGTCGTCGCGAAGAGGATGGGGATGTCGGCGGTCTCGGAGTCCGCCTTCATCGCGCGGCAGAGCTCGTAGCCGGAATTGTCCTTCATCAGGACGTCGAGGAGGATCGCGTCGTAGCGGATTCCGGCGATCCGCCGGAGCGCCTCGTCGCCGCTGGTGCACCAGTCGCATTCGGCGGAGATCTGTCTCGCCGTGGCGGCGACGAGCTCGCGCTCCTCCTCGTCCGGGTCCACGACGAGAATCCGCGGTTCCGACTTCATCGAAAAATCACGATAGCACAGGGGCCGGGGGGCGGGCTCGCGTCGCCTTCCGGCGAGTGCGGCGCCGTCGCGGGCTGCTATATTTCGCCGCGACGATGCCCCTGACGCTCTACAACACCCTCGGCCGGACCCTGCAGCCGTTCGCGTCGATCGAGCCCGGCCACGTGCGCATGTACACGTGCGGTCCGACGATCTACAACCGCGTCCACATCGGAAACCTCCGGACGTTCGTTTGGGAGGACGTCCTCCGCCGGTCGCTCAAACGCCTCGGGTGGCGCGTCACCCAGGTCATGAACCTCACCGACGTCGACGACAAGACGATCCGCGGCGCGGCTCAGGCGCAGCGGCCTTTGCGCGAGTTCACCGAGCGGTACGCGGAGGCTTTCTTCCGCGACCTCGACACGCTCGGCGTCGAGAAGGCGGAGCACTATCCGCGCGCCACGGAGCACGTGCCCGAGATGATCGCCCTGATCGAGAAGCTCAAGGCGCGCGGGCATACCTACGAGAGCGACGGCTCCGTCTGGTTCCGGATTTCGACGTTCCCCGACTACGGGAAGCTCTCGGGGATCGACCTCTCGCACGCGCGCCAGGGGGCACGCGTCGCCGATGACGAGTACGAGAAGGACGACCCGAAGGACTTCGCGCTCTGGAAGGCGGCCAAGCCCGGAGAGCCCGCGTGGGATTCTCCCTATTCGAGCGGGCGGCCCGGCTGGCACCTCGAGTGCTCGGCGATGTCGATGCGGTATCTGGGCGAATCGTTCGACATCCACACGGGCGCGGTCGACAATATCTTTCCGCACCACGAGAACGAGATCGCCCAGAGCGAGGGAGCGACCGGAAAGAAGTTCGTGAACTACTGGCTCCACGCCGAGCACCTGATCGTCGACGGCGAGAAGATGTCGAAGTCGAAGGGGAACTTCTACCTCCTCTCCGACGTTCTCGCGCGGCGCTCCGATCCCGCCGCCGTCCGCTATCTCTTCCTGTCCGTGCCGTACCGCCAGAAGCTGAACTTCACGTTCGACGCTCTCGACGCGGCCGCGGCCGCCGTGCAGCGCCTCCGCAACGTCGAGGCGAACCTCTCCGACTACGCGCGCCGGCGTCCGGAAGGGGAGGAGACGGCGGCGGAGCTGACGGAGAAGCTCCGTGCGGCGTTCGACGATGCGCTCGCCGACGACCTGAACACCGCGAAGGCGCTCGGCGCGCTCTTCGACTGGGTGCGCGACGTGAACCTGTCGATCGAGCGGGGCGAGATCACGGGCGCCGACGCCCGCGCCGCGCTCGGGGCGCTCCGAGGCGTCGATGCCGTTCTCGGCGTGCTCCCTCCGCCGGAGATCCTGCCGGCGGAAGTCGAGGCGCTGATCGAGGAGCGCCTCGCGGCGCGCGGCCGGAAGGACTTCACGCGCTCCGACGCGATCCGCGCCGACCTGCTGGCGCGCGGCGTCGTGCTCGAGGACACGCCGCACGGGACGAGGTGGAAAAAAGCGTAGCGGGCAAGGCGATGCATCGAGCCGGCCGGGCGCGTGCCGCCGGCCGCCGCCACGACGTACGCTCTTCGGTACGCCTTAGGCGGCGGCCGGCGACCCGCATCCCGGCGGGTTCGCGCCTCGCCTTGCTTGACCGTTGCGCTGAAGCGAGGAGCCGTGGTCTCGTGATTCCCCGTAGCGGGCAAGGCGATGCATCGAGCCGGCCGGGCGCGTGCCGCCGGCCGCCGCCACGACGTACGCTCTTCGGTACGCCTATTTGGAGTTTCCGGCGGTACGTTTCTCCCGACCGACGGGGAAAGGCCGCCGCAGAGCATCGATTCCGCCTTCGGGTTAGAATCGCCGTCGTTCCCCGAAAGAAGGAGTCATCAACCTGAGTATTCCCGCCGGAGCTCGCCTCGGCCCTTACGAGATCCTCGCTCCTCTGGGGAGCGGAGGCATGGGGGAGGTCTATCGCGCGCGGGACACCAAGCTCGGGCGCGAAGTCGCGGTCAAGGTGCTTCCGGAGGAATTCTCAACGGACGCCGAGCGGCTCGCCCGGTTCGAGCAGGAGGCGCGGGCCGCCTCGGCTCTCAATCACCCGAACATCCTGACCGTCTACGACCTCGGGAGCGCCGAAGGCCGGTCGTTCATCGCGATGGAAGTCGTCGAGGGCAAGTCGCTCCGCGAGCTCCTCGAGGGCGGGCCGCTTCCTCCACGAAAGGGGCTCGATCTGGCGGCCCAGATCGCGGACGGACTCGCCAAGGCGCACGCGGCCGGCATCGTCCATCGGGACCTGAAGCCCGAGAACATCATGGTGTCGAAAGACGGTTTCGCGAAGATCCTCGATTTCGGGCTGGCCAAACTCACCGAGCCGGCGCGCGGGGACGTGTCGAACCTGCCGACGGCCGCTCCGGCGACGACGCCCGGCATGATCATGGGAACGGTCGGCTACATGTCGCCCGAGCAGGCTTCGGGGAATGTCGTGGATTACCGTTCCGACCAGTTCTCCTTCGGCGCGATCGGCTACGAGATGGCCACGGGAAAGAGGGCGTTCGCGCGGAACACCTCGGCCGAAACGCTCGCCGCGATCATCCGCGACGAGCCCGAGCCGGTCGGCGAGATCAATCCGAAGGTCCCCTCGCCCGTGCGCTGGATCGTCGAGCGTTGCCTGGCGAAGGACCCGGAGGACCGGTACGCCTCGACGAAAGATCTCGCGCGGGATCTCAAGAGCGTCCGGGATCACCTCTCCGACGTGTCGACCTCCTCCACGGGAGGCGTTCGCGGCGTGGCGAGGCCGCGCTCGCGACTGCGTCTGCAGTCGGCGGCCCTCGTCGCCGCACTTCTCCTCGTTCCCGCCGCTCTCTTCGTCGGAATGAGGATCGCCCGCCCGTCCAAGCCCGAATTCCGGAGGATCACGTTCCGCCGGGGGATCGTCCGCTCCGCGCGTTTCGTTCCGGGATCTCCGACCGTCCTCTACGGCGCGACCTGGGACGGCGAGCCCTACCGTATTTTCTCGACCCGACCCGGAAGCCCCGAGTCGAGCGCGGTGGCGCTTCCGGACGCGGACCTCCTTTCCGTGTCGAAATCCGGCGAGCTCGCGATTTCGGTCCACCGCCGTGCGGCCGGAAGCTTCATGCTCACGGGAATGCTCGCGAGGACCCCGCCTTCCGGCGGAACGCCGCGGGAAGTCCTGAAGGACGTGCAGATCGCGGACTGGTCGCCGGACGGGTCGCAGCTGGCCATCGTGCGCACGGTCGAAGGACGCAACCGCCTCGAATATCCGATCGGCAAGGTCCTTTATGAGACCGGCGGATGGATCAGCCACGCCCGCGTCTCGCCGAAGGGCGACCTCGTGGCGTTCTGCGACCATCCGGTTCAGGGTGACGATGCCGGGTCCGTCGCCGTCGTCGATCTCGCGGGGAAAAAGAAGACCCTCTCCTCCGGAGGCTCGAGGGTCCCCGCCGCGGCCTGGTTCGCGCTGCAGGGGCTGGCCTGGTGTCCGGACGGGACGAGGATCTGGTTTACGGCCACGCGCGAAGGCTCCGCGCGGGCGATCCACGAGGTCACCCTCGGCGGGCGAGAGCGCCTCGTCACGGCCACCCCCGGCACGATGACGCTGATGGACGTTTCCGCCGACGGGCGCGCGCTCGTGAGCCGGGACGACTGGCGGACGGGGCTGATGGGGCTCTTTCCCGGGGAGAAACGCGAGCGCAGCATGTCATGGCTCGACTGGACGGTCGTGAGGGACCTCTCCGTCGACGGACGGAGGATCAGCTTCGACGAGTCGGGCGAGGGGTCGAGCCCGAACGGCGACGTCTACCTCCGCGCGACGGACGGCTCGCCGGCCGTCAAGCTCGGCGAGGGAAGCGCCGGCGAGATCTCCCGCGACGGCGGCTGGCTCATTTCGATCTCGCCCGATTACACGCACGTCGTCCTCCTGCCGACCGGCCCCGGGGAGCCGCGCCCGCTTCCGGCGCCGGGCTTCACGATGAGCGGTGCCGCGTTCATGCCGGACGGCAAGGGAGTCGTGCTTCTGGGCCACGCGCGCGGACAGGCGCCCCGCGTCTACCTGCAGGAGATCAAGAGCGGAAGAGCGCGGGAGATCTCGCCGGAAGGAGTGCAGAGCCTCGGCCGCGTTTCGCCGGACGGCCGGTGGATCGCCACCCGAGGGCCCGACCACCACATCGTTCTCTACGGGTTCAACGGTGATCCGGCGCGGACGGTCCCGGGAACCGACGACGACGACTATCCGACGGTATGGTCTTCCGACGGGCGGTCGTTTCTGGTGTATCGGAGGGGCGAGGTCCCCTGCAAGGCCTACTGGGTCGAGGCGGAGGGCGGCGGGCGCGTGCTCTGGAGGACGATCGATCCGGACGATCCGGCCGGCCTCGACACGATCTCGCCGGTGTTCGCCACACCCGACGGCAAGTCCTACGTCTACGGCTTCACGCGGATTCTTTCCGACCTCTATCTGGTGACCGGGCTGAAGTGAGCTCGGAGCGCTCACTCGCGTGAGCGCGTAGAGCTCATCCCGAGCGCCCAGCGAGGGATCCCGGTCGACGCCACGGGCGGGAGAGCCCCGATCGTCAGAGCCGCACGAGGCCCGCGCCCCAGTGGAGCCCCGCCCCCAGGGCGGTGAAGCACACGAGGTCTCCCGGCTCCGCCTTCCCCGCCTGCTTCGCCTCGTGGAAGACGAGCGGGAGCGTCGCCGCGGTCGTGTTCCCGTACTTCTGGATGTTGTTGAAGACCTTCTCGTCGGGCAGCCCGAGCGTCTTCTGGACCGATTCGTTGATCCGCAGGTTCGCCTGGTGCATCAAAAGGAGCGAGAGATCGTCGATCGTGAGCCCGTGCGCGGCGAGCGTCTCCTTCACGATCGCCGGCATCGCCGTCGTCGCGAGCTTGAACACCTGGCGGCCCTCGACGATCGGCAGCGTCGCCATGCTCTGGAACATCTCCGGCGCGAAGTAGGGAAAGTAGGCGGAGCCGCCCGCCGGAACGTAGAGCTTGTCCCAGTGCGTGCCGTCGGTGCGCATCTCGAAGCCCAGGAATCCCCGCCCGTCGCCGGAGTCGTTCGCCTCGAGAACGAACGCGCCGCCGGCGTCGCCGAAGATGACCGCGCGGTCGCGCAGGGCGGTCCCGATCGCGAACATCTCCGGCGGGACGATCTCGTCCGATTCGCCGAACATCACCCGCCATTCGCGATCGGTCCAGGGATAGAAGGACGCGTGGCACTCGGCGCCGATCAGGAGGATGCGCCGGTACGTGCCGGAGCGGATGAACGCGTCGGCGACGTGGAGCCCGGAGAGGAATCCGGCGCACTGCATGCGGAGGTCGATCGCGTGCGTGCGCGTCAGGCCGAGCTGGGCCGCCGCGATCCCGCCGTTTCCCGGAAAGTAGTGCGCCGGCGTCATCGTCGAAAAGAGGATCAGGTCGACGTCTCGAGCCTCGACGCCGGCGTCGGCCAGCGCCGCCTTTGCCGCGGCCGCGCCGAGATCGGCGGAGGACGTTCCCTTCCGCGCGTACCGACGCTCCCGGATCCCCGTCCGCTGCTGGATCCACTCGTCGGTCGTGTCCATCAGCTTCGACATCCGCTCGTTCGTCACGACGCCGTCGGGGAGGAACACTCCGGACCCCCGAATGACCATGCTGGGAGACGGCATCCCGGGATTCTATTCCGCGCGTCGACCGGGCCTGATCCGCCTCTT from Thermoanaerobaculia bacterium includes these protein-coding regions:
- a CDS encoding response regulator transcription factor, translating into MKSEPRILVVDPDEEERELVAATARQISAECDWCTSGDEALRRIAGIRYDAILLDVLMKDNSGYELCRAMKADSETADIPILFATTRNRAEDVLEGFQALAFDFLVKPYRPRELRARLANAIRLRALLEEMKARVRFYERVLRVGRGLALARTAAEAEETIGRELERLVDAFGAHGVAVESAGRAIFSVGDQAGSLAAEIPFDQSGVEGTLRVWRETAADSEERVRLLDFAATLARGMARHGFAVRNGTAASR
- the cysS gene encoding cysteine--tRNA ligase, with the translated sequence MPLTLYNTLGRTLQPFASIEPGHVRMYTCGPTIYNRVHIGNLRTFVWEDVLRRSLKRLGWRVTQVMNLTDVDDKTIRGAAQAQRPLREFTERYAEAFFRDLDTLGVEKAEHYPRATEHVPEMIALIEKLKARGHTYESDGSVWFRISTFPDYGKLSGIDLSHARQGARVADDEYEKDDPKDFALWKAAKPGEPAWDSPYSSGRPGWHLECSAMSMRYLGESFDIHTGAVDNIFPHHENEIAQSEGATGKKFVNYWLHAEHLIVDGEKMSKSKGNFYLLSDVLARRSDPAAVRYLFLSVPYRQKLNFTFDALDAAAAAVQRLRNVEANLSDYARRRPEGEETAAELTEKLRAAFDDALADDLNTAKALGALFDWVRDVNLSIERGEITGADARAALGALRGVDAVLGVLPPPEILPAEVEALIEERLAARGRKDFTRSDAIRADLLARGVVLEDTPHGTRWKKA
- a CDS encoding protein kinase, giving the protein MLAPLGSGGMGEVYRARDTKLGREVAVKVLPEEFSTDAERLARFEQEARAASALNHPNILTVYDLGSAEGRSFIAMEVVEGKSLRELLEGGPLPPRKGLDLAAQIADGLAKAHAAGIVHRDLKPENIMVSKDGFAKILDFGLAKLTEPARGDVSNLPTAAPATTPGMIMGTVGYMSPEQASGNVVDYRSDQFSFGAIGYEMATGKRAFARNTSAETLAAIIRDEPEPVGEINPKVPSPVRWIVERCLAKDPEDRYASTKDLARDLKSVRDHLSDVSTSSTGGVRGVARPRSRLRLQSAALVAALLLVPAALFVGMRIARPSKPEFRRITFRRGIVRSARFVPGSPTVLYGATWDGEPYRIFSTRPGSPESSAVALPDADLLSVSKSGELAISVHRRAAGSFMLTGMLARTPPSGGTPREVLKDVQIADWSPDGSQLAIVRTVEGRNRLEYPIGKVLYETGGWISHARVSPKGDLVAFCDHPVQGDDAGSVAVVDLAGKKKTLSSGGSRVPAAAWFALQGLAWCPDGTRIWFTATREGSARAIHEVTLGGRERLVTATPGTMTLMDVSADGRALVSRDDWRTGLMGLFPGEKRERSMSWLDWTVVRDLSVDGRRISFDESGEGSSPNGDVYLRATDGSPAVKLGEGSAGEISRDGGWLISISPDYTHVVLLPTGPGEPRPLPAPGFTMSGAAFMPDGKGVVLLGHARGQAPRVYLQEIKSGRAREISPEGVQSLGRVSPDGRWIATRGPDHHIVLYGFNGDPARTVPGTDDDDYPTVWSSDGRSFLVYRRGEVPCKAYWVEAEGGGRVLWRTIDPDDPAGLDTISPVFATPDGKSYVYGFTRILSDLYLVTGLK
- a CDS encoding 3-oxoacyl-[acyl-carrier-protein] synthase III C-terminal domain-containing protein; this encodes MPSPSMVIRGSGVFLPDGVVTNERMSKLMDTTDEWIQQRTGIRERRYARKGTSSADLGAAAAKAALADAGVEARDVDLILFSTMTPAHYFPGNGGIAAAQLGLTRTHAIDLRMQCAGFLSGLHVADAFIRSGTYRRILLIGAECHASFYPWTDREWRVMFGESDEIVPPEMFAIGTALRDRAVIFGDAGGAFVLEANDSGDGRGFLGFEMRTDGTHWDKLYVPAGGSAYFPYFAPEMFQSMATLPIVEGRQVFKLATTAMPAIVKETLAAHGLTIDDLSLLLMHQANLRINESVQKTLGLPDEKVFNNIQKYGNTTAATLPLVFHEAKQAGKAEPGDLVCFTALGAGLHWGAGLVRL